Proteins from a genomic interval of Sphingobacterium sp. SYP-B4668:
- a CDS encoding sulfatase, with translation MHLRTYILALLLAAAGCCWSQEKTYNVLLILVDDLRPALGTFGDKTAISPNVDRWANDAIVFERAYANQAVCVASRYNLLLGSRSTSTGLYDFGRAFRQFYPAAVTLPQLFKNQGFYAAAIGKVFHVGHNTYNDAQSWSVPHWHDKVIEYADSNHKTETREEALFANKTWGYANSLEKGSAWERLDVEDEAYADGRVAKEAIARLTTLKDNQKPFFLAVGFARPHLPFTVPKKYWDLYDPSKLSLPITQTSPINAAPVAIKRDGEIAQYTEIPQASESSPFPEALTRKLIHGYYAGVSYVDVQIGKVLQHLKESGLDENTIVVLWGDHGYLLGEMGMWTKHVNYELANRIPLIIRHPALKKGMHTKALIETVDIYPTLADLAGIQLPQTPQPLDGLSYADFLFDSRNPVRKSVYHCFPRDGKLGRAIRSQDYRLISWQSIEKNEEPIYELYAYKDGLVETRNIWNKDHPEFIRLKRVLDGMPQPLPARPESKREK, from the coding sequence ATGCACCTACGCACCTACATATTAGCCCTATTACTTGCTGCAGCTGGCTGCTGTTGGAGTCAAGAAAAAACGTACAATGTCTTACTGATTCTCGTAGATGACTTACGTCCTGCATTGGGCACTTTTGGAGATAAAACAGCTATCAGTCCAAACGTTGACCGCTGGGCAAATGACGCAATAGTTTTTGAAAGGGCATATGCTAATCAAGCAGTATGTGTAGCATCTAGATATAATTTGCTTTTAGGCTCAAGATCAACCTCCACCGGACTATATGATTTCGGAAGAGCGTTTAGACAGTTTTACCCTGCGGCAGTCACGTTACCACAATTGTTCAAAAACCAAGGCTTCTATGCAGCAGCCATTGGCAAAGTATTCCACGTAGGTCACAATACTTACAACGATGCCCAATCCTGGTCTGTACCACATTGGCATGACAAAGTCATCGAGTATGCGGATTCCAACCATAAAACCGAAACTCGCGAAGAGGCATTATTTGCGAACAAGACATGGGGATATGCTAATAGTTTAGAAAAGGGATCCGCTTGGGAGCGATTGGATGTAGAGGATGAAGCTTATGCAGATGGACGAGTAGCAAAAGAAGCCATTGCTAGATTGACCACGCTCAAAGACAATCAAAAACCATTTTTCTTGGCCGTAGGCTTCGCCCGACCGCACCTCCCCTTTACCGTCCCCAAAAAGTATTGGGACTTATATGATCCTTCCAAATTATCCCTTCCCATCACACAAACTAGCCCTATAAATGCTGCACCCGTCGCCATCAAAAGAGATGGAGAAATTGCACAATACACCGAAATTCCACAAGCCTCTGAAAGCAGCCCGTTTCCTGAAGCACTGACACGAAAATTAATACACGGTTACTATGCAGGAGTAAGTTATGTAGATGTTCAGATTGGAAAAGTATTACAGCATTTGAAAGAATCGGGGCTAGACGAAAACACTATCGTCGTACTTTGGGGAGACCATGGCTACCTTCTTGGCGAAATGGGAATGTGGACTAAGCATGTTAATTACGAACTGGCTAACCGTATCCCCCTAATCATACGACATCCAGCACTAAAAAAGGGGATGCATACCAAGGCATTGATTGAAACAGTGGATATCTATCCTACTTTAGCCGACCTTGCCGGAATACAGCTTCCTCAAACCCCACAACCACTCGATGGCTTAAGCTATGCGGACTTTCTTTTTGACTCCAGAAACCCAGTGCGTAAATCCGTATACCATTGCTTCCCAAGAGATGGGAAGCTAGGACGAGCTATCCGCAGTCAGGACTATAGGTTAATTTCTTGGCAAAGCATAGAAAAAAATGAGGAGCCTATATATGAGCTGTACGCCTATAAAGACGGCTTAGTAGAGACCCGGAATATCTGGAATAAAGACCATCCAGAATTTATACGACTAAAAAGAGTATTGGATGGAATGCCTCAACCACTACCAGCTAGACCAGAGTCCAAAAGAGAAAAGTAA
- a CDS encoding DUF721 domain-containing protein — protein sequence MYKKKADEYHTKDDVSIKLAIEKWVDTYRLRRKFDESSIVNAWPEIIGKAIANRTQKIYIKDKKMYVKVESAVIKNELALMRRQIIGRINEFVGQVVVEELVIL from the coding sequence ATGTATAAGAAAAAGGCGGACGAATATCATACTAAGGACGACGTAAGTATTAAATTGGCAATTGAAAAGTGGGTTGATACGTATCGTTTACGTCGAAAATTTGATGAATCCTCTATTGTGAATGCTTGGCCTGAAATTATTGGTAAAGCAATCGCCAATCGTACCCAAAAGATATACATCAAAGATAAAAAGATGTATGTCAAAGTCGAATCTGCTGTAATAAAAAATGAGTTGGCGCTTATGCGTCGCCAGATTATTGGTCGGATTAACGAATTTGTGGGTCAGGTTGTTGTTGAGGAGTTGGTTATCCTCTAA
- the recF gene encoding DNA replication/repair protein RecF (All proteins in this family for which functions are known are DNA-binding proteins that assist the filamentation of RecA onto DNA for the initiation of recombination or recombinational repair.), with the protein MWLKQLSVLNFKNYTESALEFLPEVNAFAGDNGAGKTNLLDAIHYLSLCKSYFNPVDSQHIKQGFDWFMVQGSFEMDERTDLISCSLKKNQKKQFKRNKKDYPRLADHIGQFPLVMISPNDSVIVTDGSEERRKFMDNVISQTDSHYLDKLITYNKILLQRNSLLKQARERGQLDLGLIDVLNLQLVEVGELVFHKRRQFMEAFLPEFEKHYHFLTDSAEQVSLAYDSPLLSHSFLDLLDKNLDRDRALERTSQGIHKDDLHFTIHQSMSLKKFGSQGQQKSFLIALKLAQYSFLQARKGFKPLLLLDDIFDKLDERRTHKLMQMVSQDDFGQIFLTDTDSDRLQRIFEEIEQPIRIFDIKEGAIHV; encoded by the coding sequence ATGTGGCTTAAACAATTATCTGTTTTAAATTTCAAAAATTATACCGAGTCTGCGCTGGAATTTCTGCCAGAAGTCAATGCCTTTGCGGGTGACAACGGAGCTGGGAAGACTAACTTGTTGGATGCCATACATTACCTGTCATTATGTAAGAGCTATTTTAACCCTGTAGATTCCCAGCATATTAAACAAGGCTTCGATTGGTTTATGGTACAGGGTTCCTTTGAGATGGACGAGCGTACTGATTTGATATCATGTAGTCTAAAGAAAAATCAGAAAAAGCAATTTAAGCGAAATAAAAAAGATTATCCCAGGCTTGCGGACCATATAGGTCAGTTTCCGTTAGTTATGATCTCTCCTAATGACAGTGTAATCGTCACCGATGGAAGTGAAGAGCGACGGAAGTTTATGGATAATGTCATATCCCAGACAGATAGTCACTATCTGGATAAACTTATCACCTACAATAAAATACTACTTCAACGAAATTCGTTATTGAAACAGGCCCGAGAAAGGGGCCAATTGGATCTCGGGTTAATAGATGTACTCAATCTACAATTAGTAGAGGTCGGTGAGCTTGTATTTCATAAACGAAGACAATTCATGGAGGCTTTTTTGCCTGAATTTGAAAAACACTATCATTTTCTGACAGACAGCGCTGAACAAGTGTCTTTAGCGTATGATTCGCCATTGTTGAGCCATAGCTTTCTTGATTTATTGGACAAGAATCTCGATCGTGATCGTGCATTAGAACGGACATCTCAAGGTATCCACAAAGATGACCTTCACTTTACGATACACCAAAGCATGTCCTTGAAGAAGTTTGGGTCACAGGGACAGCAAAAGTCTTTTTTGATTGCCTTGAAATTAGCGCAGTACAGTTTTCTTCAAGCTAGAAAGGGCTTCAAACCGCTGTTGCTGCTAGACGATATATTTGATAAGCTTGATGAGAGGAGAACACACAAATTAATGCAAATGGTCTCGCAAGATGATTTTGGTCAGATTTTTCTGACAGATACGGACTCGGATCGTTTGCAAAGAATTTTTGAGGAAATCGAGCAACCAATCCGTATCTTTGATATCAAAGAAGGAGCTATTCATGTATAA
- the tilS gene encoding tRNA lysidine(34) synthetase TilS yields the protein MLHMNVLERFKAYVYQNNLFQIDDRVLLAVSGGKDSMLMAKLFIDASIDIIIAHCNFSLRGEESDKDEALVATFAEQYAIPFFSKQFDTIGYAELHKISIQMAARDLRYDWFEKLRSEHACRCIAIAQHKNDHIETVLLNIVRGTGLAGLQGIQAKRGAIIRPLLFLDAKEITRLIVELDVPYRDDQSNFSTKYARNKIRLDVVPRLEEINPEFVKGLCQSVVHFSDAYTLLRQFVDPIREALFKNRVVKNEIVIRKEELQPHLKNIPLLYALFEPYHFQMNVLMDLVNSWSNENGRIFDSTTHRILVDRSALILRPIQSIQEEQNDITWIAEGDTEICWNDMRFQALYSETPTISFNRNVACIDREKIIFPLQIRSWQEGDVFYPIGMRGKKKISDYFIQQKINLFDKARVPILIDGSGEVIWIANYRLDNRFKITDNTKKVLTLVCE from the coding sequence ATGTTACATATGAATGTGCTGGAAAGATTTAAAGCATACGTCTATCAAAACAATTTATTTCAAATCGATGATCGTGTATTGCTTGCGGTGAGCGGAGGCAAAGACTCTATGTTAATGGCTAAGCTCTTCATTGACGCTAGTATTGATATCATTATTGCGCATTGCAATTTTTCACTTCGTGGAGAAGAGTCTGATAAAGACGAGGCACTTGTGGCCACATTTGCTGAACAGTATGCTATTCCGTTTTTTTCGAAACAGTTCGATACGATTGGTTATGCTGAGCTCCACAAGATATCGATTCAGATGGCAGCACGTGACCTTCGTTATGATTGGTTCGAAAAGCTTCGAAGTGAACACGCTTGCCGGTGTATAGCAATTGCACAGCATAAAAACGATCATATAGAGACCGTACTATTGAATATAGTGAGAGGAACTGGGCTCGCAGGACTTCAGGGTATTCAAGCAAAGCGGGGTGCAATCATTCGTCCGCTATTATTTTTGGATGCGAAAGAAATCACACGTCTTATTGTGGAACTCGATGTTCCATACAGAGATGATCAATCTAACTTCTCTACAAAATATGCACGAAACAAGATTCGGTTGGACGTAGTCCCGCGCTTGGAAGAAATAAACCCCGAATTTGTCAAAGGTTTATGTCAAAGTGTCGTTCATTTCAGTGATGCATACACGCTGCTGAGGCAATTTGTGGACCCTATTAGAGAGGCATTGTTTAAAAACAGGGTTGTAAAGAATGAGATTGTAATCCGAAAGGAGGAATTACAACCTCATTTAAAAAATATCCCTTTATTGTATGCTCTTTTTGAACCGTATCATTTTCAAATGAATGTACTAATGGATTTGGTGAATAGTTGGTCGAATGAAAATGGTCGCATCTTTGATTCTACGACGCATCGTATTTTAGTAGACCGAAGCGCTTTGATTTTACGTCCAATACAGTCTATACAGGAAGAGCAAAATGATATTACATGGATTGCTGAAGGAGATACGGAGATTTGTTGGAATGACATGCGTTTCCAAGCTCTTTATTCTGAAACACCTACTATATCCTTTAATCGAAATGTGGCTTGCATAGATAGGGAGAAGATAATATTTCCACTGCAGATTAGGTCATGGCAGGAGGGAGATGTCTTTTATCCGATAGGAATGCGTGGGAAGAAAAAAATTAGCGATTATTTTATCCAGCAGAAGATTAATTTGTTTGATAAGGCGCGAGTACCTATTTTGATAGATGGTAGTGGTGAGGTCATCTGGATCGCGAACTATAGATTGGACAATCGTTTTAAGATTACTGACAATACAAAAAAAGTGCTTACTTTAGTCTGTGAATAA
- a CDS encoding L-threonylcarbamoyladenylate synthase: MLLKIYENNPNEKVIQQVVDVLKQGGVIIYPTDTVYGIGCDITHHKAIERVCEIRGLKVDKANLSFICYDLTDISQYTKPFDTSVFRLLKKALPGPFTFIFNASGQVPKLLSSKKKTVGIRVPANNIVREIVKQLGNPIVTASIRDEDDILEYSTDPELIHEKYENLVDIVIDGGYGDNIASTVVDLTDGGFEVLREGKGDLEQFL, encoded by the coding sequence ATGTTATTAAAAATATACGAAAATAATCCAAACGAGAAGGTCATCCAACAGGTCGTTGATGTACTGAAACAAGGAGGAGTAATTATATACCCTACCGACACGGTATATGGAATTGGCTGTGATATTACACATCACAAGGCCATCGAACGCGTCTGTGAGATTCGTGGGCTCAAAGTGGATAAAGCTAATTTGTCCTTCATCTGCTATGACCTAACAGATATATCGCAATACACCAAACCGTTTGACACCAGCGTATTCCGACTATTAAAGAAAGCACTTCCAGGGCCCTTCACATTTATCTTTAATGCGAGTGGTCAAGTCCCCAAACTGCTCAGCTCAAAGAAAAAGACTGTCGGGATACGGGTCCCGGCCAACAATATTGTCAGAGAGATTGTCAAGCAACTTGGCAACCCAATTGTGACAGCATCTATACGTGATGAAGACGACATTTTGGAATACTCTACGGATCCCGAATTGATTCATGAGAAATATGAGAATCTAGTTGACATTGTCATTGACGGAGGGTATGGTGATAATATAGCCTCTACAGTAGTCGACCTTACGGATGGTGGATTTGAAGTCCTAAGAGAGGGAAAAGGTGATTTGGAACAGTTCTTATAA
- a CDS encoding deoxyhypusine synthase family protein, whose translation MSIQKGPISQFIEHNYRHFNAAALVDAAKGYESHLVEGGKMLISLGGAMSTAELGVSLAEMIRQDKVHFISCTGANLEEDVMNLVAHSHYKRIPNWRDLTPEQERELLDTHFNRVTDTCIPEEEAFRRLQKHLEDVWHAAEAKGERYLPHEYLYQVVNSGVLEQYYEIDPKDSWIVAAAEKNLPIVCPGWEDSTTGNIFASNVIKGNLKASTVKSGIEYMIYLTEWYRANSGGKGVGFFQIAGGISGDFPICVVPMMYQDLEWTDVPFWSYFCQISDSTTSYGSYSGAVPNEKITWGKLDIDTPKYMIESDATIVAPLIFAYILGQ comes from the coding sequence ATGAGTATACAAAAAGGGCCTATTAGCCAATTTATTGAGCACAATTACCGTCATTTTAATGCAGCTGCTTTGGTGGATGCTGCTAAAGGTTATGAATCACACCTTGTAGAGGGCGGGAAGATGTTGATTTCCTTAGGTGGGGCGATGTCTACTGCTGAACTAGGTGTTTCACTTGCAGAAATGATCCGTCAAGATAAGGTACATTTTATCTCGTGTACAGGTGCAAACTTGGAAGAAGATGTGATGAACCTAGTGGCACATTCGCACTATAAGAGAATCCCGAATTGGCGAGATTTGACACCGGAGCAAGAACGTGAATTGTTGGACACACATTTTAACCGCGTAACGGATACTTGTATCCCTGAAGAAGAGGCTTTCCGTCGTCTTCAGAAGCATTTGGAGGATGTATGGCATGCTGCCGAAGCCAAAGGAGAACGTTATCTACCACATGAATATTTATATCAAGTGGTAAATTCAGGTGTCTTGGAGCAATATTATGAGATAGATCCTAAGGATTCTTGGATTGTAGCTGCTGCTGAAAAGAATTTACCGATAGTATGTCCGGGATGGGAAGATTCAACGACGGGCAATATCTTTGCTTCCAATGTCATCAAAGGAAATTTAAAAGCGAGTACTGTTAAGTCTGGTATTGAATATATGATTTACCTCACAGAATGGTATCGTGCTAATTCTGGTGGTAAGGGAGTCGGTTTCTTCCAAATCGCTGGTGGTATATCCGGTGACTTTCCAATATGTGTAGTCCCCATGATGTATCAAGATTTGGAGTGGACAGATGTGCCTTTCTGGTCTTATTTTTGTCAGATTTCAGATTCGACTACTTCCTATGGATCGTATTCTGGAGCTGTTCCAAATGAGAAAATTACGTGGGGTAAATTAGATATCGACACGCCTAAATATATGATTGAATCTGATGCGACGATTGTCGCCCCATTGATATTTGCTTATATTTTAGGTCAATAA
- a CDS encoding mandelate racemase/muconate lactonizing enzyme family protein, translating into MKITKIEIYRLSIPMEPFVIATGTMDYAQNTFIRVHTDVGLYGVGECSAFPMIVGETQNTCISVAQGFARIWKGQDPLDMDARLAELHLYIAGNATIKSAFDMALYDIAAKHAGQPLYKFLGGQRREIVTDITLGIASAEEMAVKALRLKEGGAFALKVKLGKGPQEDIERIRSIRKAVGFDLPIRIDANQGWSYDGAVEALQGLEAFKIQFCEQPMRTYNDHLLTELRSETIVPIMADESVFNHHDAERLCRADACDYINIKFSKSSGIREALHIAHLAGEYNIPCMVGGMLESRLALAAKVHFAYAAPNVKFFDLDTCMVGHLEDPVEGGVQYKGYQVSVADNIGIGADMKEDFLNKCEKWMV; encoded by the coding sequence ATGAAGATTACGAAGATAGAAATATATAGACTGAGTATTCCGATGGAGCCTTTTGTCATTGCGACAGGTACTATGGATTATGCGCAGAATACATTTATTCGCGTGCACACAGATGTTGGGTTATATGGGGTTGGAGAGTGTTCGGCTTTCCCAATGATTGTGGGAGAGACTCAGAATACCTGTATCAGTGTTGCTCAGGGCTTTGCTCGAATTTGGAAAGGACAGGATCCGCTAGATATGGATGCGCGTCTGGCCGAACTTCACCTTTATATAGCGGGAAATGCCACAATCAAATCTGCTTTTGACATGGCCTTGTACGATATTGCTGCCAAGCATGCGGGGCAGCCTCTGTATAAGTTTTTAGGAGGCCAAAGAAGAGAAATTGTCACGGATATTACACTCGGCATAGCTTCAGCCGAAGAGATGGCCGTTAAGGCTTTACGACTCAAAGAAGGAGGCGCATTTGCCTTGAAAGTGAAGCTCGGCAAGGGACCTCAAGAAGATATTGAACGTATTAGATCTATCCGAAAGGCAGTAGGCTTTGATCTCCCAATACGTATTGATGCTAATCAGGGGTGGTCCTATGACGGAGCCGTAGAGGCATTACAAGGATTAGAAGCTTTCAAAATACAGTTCTGTGAACAGCCAATGCGCACTTACAACGACCATCTGCTCACTGAGCTACGTTCGGAAACGATCGTGCCTATTATGGCTGATGAATCGGTGTTCAATCATCATGACGCCGAGCGTCTGTGTCGAGCGGATGCTTGCGATTATATCAATATTAAGTTTTCAAAATCCAGTGGGATTCGCGAAGCTTTACATATAGCACATTTGGCTGGAGAATATAATATACCCTGTATGGTTGGTGGTATGTTAGAATCCCGATTAGCTTTGGCTGCAAAAGTGCATTTTGCTTATGCCGCCCCTAATGTCAAATTTTTTGATTTAGATACGTGTATGGTAGGGCATCTGGAAGATCCGGTAGAAGGTGGGGTTCAGTACAAAGGATATCAGGTTTCGGTAGCCGATAATATTGGCATTGGAGCTGATATGAAAGAAGACTTTTTGAATAAATGTGAAAAATGGATGGTTTAG
- a CDS encoding OstA-like protein yields MKHHLLFILSLLFISPLLAQQPTGDELKLVSSSSMRIEPKTDRSVYYRPVFEHKGSTLSADSGYLYKDDIGRQFFEAFSNVVITQPNGTVIYADKLHYDAAIQLATLTRNVKMVDNNSVLTTNFLTYNMRSKVGTYTTGGRIVSKGDTITSKNAYYFETTQDAYFRNKVVVRTPDVKIYTDTMKYNSAERVTYFFGPTNIKGNKGENLYTEKGNYGTATGIAKFSKNNLYTEGSKFLKGDSLYYDRATGEGKAYRNVVFIDTLDKFYAYGGYGLYRQADESITMTDKPLVTMVVKSDSTQQDSAETAPVSKPDITEKSKIKKQKDAAPAVTPTPDTAKVISTKDSVQTDSLHVPPPEPKVDSAYMTADTLFSKVILLKDYKALDFKLDRNGGLIEEVKEEDYGDEENFTDSLTVNNELDSLVDSVQTDSTKTILEGKSTLKKVDQDKVKEKIAVITKTPITKQETGDPNKILIGKTLAADSILRQKTVLPKGNESDSLINKALESAQAVDSTKLLTPKDSAYLDTARTRIIKAHYNVRMFKSDVQAVADSLYYGMADSMFRFMGRPMMWAEGSQISADTLYLQIKNQRLDNTLLVNNAFMVNAVLDTVKFNQLKGRKITGFFKGNSLERLFVDGNAENMIFVVNEEKKIISEMFHDRSSRIKIIMENRKIKDYVSIRKVDGKVYPLSMITNENEILPGFIWRPEDRPKSKEDLLNRKRELPKDTTAPAATPTDEVSDKSLPPDAENSDIKMENKSQVVPTKKAASETIVEKSEQESKEVEIKETTK; encoded by the coding sequence GTGAAACATCATTTGCTATTTATCCTGAGTCTGTTGTTCATTTCTCCATTGCTTGCTCAGCAACCAACCGGAGATGAGCTAAAATTGGTATCGTCATCAAGCATGCGTATAGAACCAAAGACAGACCGTTCAGTTTATTATAGACCAGTATTCGAGCACAAAGGTAGTACCCTCTCAGCCGATAGCGGCTATCTTTATAAAGACGACATTGGCAGGCAATTTTTTGAAGCATTTTCCAATGTCGTTATCACACAACCGAATGGTACAGTGATATATGCAGACAAATTACATTATGATGCAGCCATCCAACTCGCCACGCTGACGCGCAATGTAAAGATGGTAGACAACAACTCAGTATTGACGACCAATTTCTTGACATACAACATGAGAAGTAAGGTTGGAACTTATACCACGGGAGGTCGTATTGTCAGTAAAGGAGATACCATCACCTCCAAAAATGCCTACTACTTCGAGACTACCCAAGATGCTTACTTCCGCAATAAAGTGGTGGTACGAACCCCTGATGTCAAGATATATACAGACACCATGAAGTACAATTCGGCAGAGCGAGTGACCTATTTCTTCGGCCCTACAAATATTAAAGGAAACAAGGGAGAGAATTTATATACAGAAAAAGGAAACTACGGCACTGCTACAGGAATTGCGAAATTTTCAAAGAACAATCTCTATACCGAAGGCTCCAAATTCCTAAAAGGAGATAGCCTATACTACGACCGAGCTACAGGAGAGGGCAAGGCCTATCGAAACGTCGTCTTTATCGATACCCTGGATAAGTTTTATGCCTACGGTGGATACGGACTTTATAGACAGGCTGACGAATCCATCACGATGACGGACAAACCATTGGTGACCATGGTCGTCAAAAGTGATTCAACACAGCAAGACTCGGCGGAAACAGCTCCTGTCTCCAAACCAGATATTACCGAAAAAAGCAAAATCAAAAAACAGAAAGATGCAGCTCCTGCTGTCACTCCCACCCCCGATACTGCCAAAGTAATCTCTACGAAGGATTCCGTCCAGACGGACTCATTACATGTCCCTCCTCCCGAACCAAAAGTTGATTCGGCCTATATGACGGCTGACACATTATTTTCCAAAGTGATTTTGCTAAAAGACTATAAAGCACTCGATTTCAAATTAGATCGAAATGGAGGACTTATCGAGGAAGTCAAGGAAGAGGATTACGGCGATGAAGAAAATTTTACAGATAGCCTTACCGTTAACAACGAGCTGGACTCTCTAGTAGATAGTGTACAAACCGATTCCACGAAGACAATTTTAGAAGGAAAATCCACGCTTAAAAAGGTCGATCAGGACAAGGTTAAAGAAAAAATTGCCGTAATCACGAAAACGCCAATCACGAAACAAGAAACTGGCGATCCAAATAAAATATTGATTGGTAAAACATTGGCTGCTGACAGCATATTGCGGCAAAAAACGGTTCTACCCAAAGGTAACGAGAGTGACAGTCTCATTAACAAAGCACTGGAATCCGCTCAGGCCGTAGATTCGACAAAGCTCCTAACGCCTAAAGATAGCGCCTACTTGGATACGGCTAGGACGCGGATTATTAAGGCCCATTACAACGTTCGCATGTTTAAATCTGACGTACAGGCAGTAGCAGACTCTTTGTACTATGGCATGGCAGATTCTATGTTCAGGTTTATGGGACGTCCAATGATGTGGGCCGAAGGTTCACAGATTTCTGCAGATACGCTTTATCTCCAAATCAAAAACCAACGCTTGGACAACACGTTATTGGTTAATAATGCATTCATGGTAAATGCTGTCCTAGACACTGTAAAATTTAATCAACTTAAAGGACGCAAAATTACAGGATTTTTTAAGGGCAACAGCTTGGAACGTTTATTCGTAGATGGCAATGCCGAGAATATGATTTTTGTCGTTAACGAAGAGAAAAAAATAATCAGCGAAATGTTTCATGACCGAAGCAGTCGGATTAAAATCATCATGGAAAATCGAAAGATAAAAGATTACGTCTCGATTCGTAAGGTCGATGGAAAGGTGTATCCACTCAGTATGATTACGAATGAGAACGAGATCTTACCTGGATTTATCTGGAGACCAGAAGATAGACCAAAATCCAAGGAAGATCTCCTCAACCGCAAACGAGAACTTCCAAAAGACACGACTGCTCCGGCGGCTACCCCAACAGATGAAGTATCAGACAAGTCTCTACCACCAGATGCAGAGAATTCTGATATTAAAATGGAAAACAAATCTCAGGTGGTACCCACTAAAAAGGCCGCATCTGAGACCATTGTAGAAAAGTCAGAGCAAGAATCTAAAGAAGTTGAGATAAAAGAAACAACAAAATAA
- a CDS encoding DUF4834 family protein: MGPLLKFLLIAFAVYFIVRFLFRLILPFAMRKAAERIMKKAQQSQYTTGGNPFEYREYRQNPQEEGKVRIEVNPTKETKSKSGTSTAGEFVDFEEIK, translated from the coding sequence ATGGGTCCATTATTGAAATTCTTATTAATAGCTTTTGCTGTTTACTTCATAGTTAGATTTCTTTTTAGGCTTATTTTACCATTCGCCATGCGTAAGGCGGCGGAGCGTATTATGAAAAAAGCACAACAATCTCAATATACCACTGGCGGAAACCCTTTTGAATATCGTGAATATCGACAAAATCCCCAAGAGGAAGGTAAAGTGCGTATAGAGGTCAATCCAACGAAAGAAACCAAATCCAAATCCGGTACGTCCACTGCTGGTGAGTTCGTGGATTTTGAAGAGATTAAATAG
- the rdgB gene encoding RdgB/HAM1 family non-canonical purine NTP pyrophosphatase, whose product MLELVFATNNAHKLEEVQAIVGSRFVLQSLDDIGCHDDIPETGVTFEENAKQKTDYLVSKYGLYCFGDDSGLEITALDNEPGVYSARYSGSRDMERNIDLVLEKLGDNPNRAARFRTVISLFLNEQQFFFEGSIEGQIVGSRKGTKGFGYDPIFVPNGYDKTFAEMAAEEKNRISHRAIAVGKLADFLKSY is encoded by the coding sequence ATGTTAGAACTAGTTTTTGCGACTAACAATGCTCATAAGCTGGAAGAAGTCCAAGCTATAGTGGGAAGTCGCTTCGTACTTCAGAGTCTTGATGATATAGGATGTCATGATGATATCCCAGAGACGGGAGTCACATTTGAAGAAAATGCAAAACAAAAGACAGATTATCTGGTCAGTAAATATGGACTCTATTGTTTTGGAGATGACTCAGGTTTGGAAATAACCGCCCTAGATAATGAGCCGGGGGTGTACTCAGCACGGTATTCAGGATCTCGGGATATGGAAAGAAATATAGACCTAGTATTGGAAAAATTGGGCGATAATCCTAATCGAGCTGCTCGTTTTAGGACTGTGATATCACTTTTTTTGAACGAACAACAATTTTTCTTTGAAGGGTCCATAGAGGGCCAAATCGTTGGCTCCCGGAAAGGTACAAAAGGTTTTGGCTATGATCCTATCTTTGTGCCTAATGGGTATGATAAGACGTTTGCAGAGATGGCTGCCGAAGAAAAGAATAGGATTAGTCACCGGGCGATAGCTGTAGGTAAACTTGCTGATTTTTTGAAATCTTACTAA